DNA from Brachyspira aalborgi:
TCGTCCTCTGAAACTTTTACGGATGCAATATTTGAATTTTTTTCATAACTATAATTAGATATTTCATTATCGCTATTTTCTTTATTATCAAATATATTATCTTCAATAAAATCTTCTTCTTTTTCTTCATTTTCTACTTTGTAATTTTCTACATTATCATTATTATCGCTTTCTTTATTATCTAAAGTATTTTCAAAATCATTTTTATTTTCAATTTCTTCTTTATGATAATTAAATGTTTGATTATTATTTTTATTTTGAATCGACTCTTGATTAAATTCCTGATTATATTTCATTGCGCTGTCGATATCGCTTATTAATTGAGAGAGTTTGCTTTTTAATTTCGTATTTTCTCTTTTTAAGTTTTCATTTTCCGAATTAAGCAAATTGATTTTATTTTTAAGATTATCGTTTTCTTCTATTAAACTTATAGAATCTTTTTCGGTTTTTTCCGCGTTTATTTTGAAATTATCTTTTTCTATTCTTGCAGCTTCAAGTTGTTTAAATAAATTATCTCTCTCTTCTTTAAGGTTATTAAGATTATCTATAATATTTCTTTTATCGGTTTCGAGTATAGTTTTTTCTTCTTTAAAAGAATTAATTTTAGTTTCAAGTTCTAATTTCACTTTATTTAAAAAACTTATATTTTCGGTTAATGCTCTATGTTCCGCCAAAATAGATTCGTATCTGTTTAATAAATCTTTTACCTTTCTCTCTAAAATACTAAATTCTTCCACTTTTCAACTCCAAAATAGCATTCGTATAAATTGTATCATATATAATAGAATTGTCAATTTTAAATTATATGATAGAATAAAATAATATTTAAATAATATAACTATAAAATTAAATAAAATGAAAATATTAATTAAAATAATATTATTAACTTTGTTTTTAAGTCATATAAAAATTTATGCGCAATCTCCTTATACGGAAAAAGACCAAAAATTTTTTAAATCGATGACAACTCTTTTTTCTTTAGTTGAAATTGAAAGACCTACGGAAAGTTTTATCGATTATGATTATATTCATGAAAGTTATAAACGAAATAATCCAAGAAAAGATTCTTTTTCTTCAAGAGCTTTATACGAATTATCAACTATAGAGTTTCACATGAATACTTTGATAGGAGCTAATTTAGAAAAAAAACGATTTAGTATGCCCGATATGTATCTTTCGCTTGGCAAAAGTTTTCATTACGATTGGATTTTTTCCGCCACGCCTTTTGCGACTTTATCTGGAAAATTTGATATATTAGATAAAAATAAAGCTACAGGAAAAATAGAACTTTACGATGCAGGAATAGAAACGATAACATTTACAAGAATATTATTATCTTTTAGAGTAAAAGCCGCAAACGATATTAACGGTTCGACTTTTATGCTTATTCCTTCGGTTGTCGATTCTGCAACTGAAAATTTTGAAGATATTCCGCATTGGTATTTGCCTAGAGTAAATAATGAAATGGGATTAAGAGCGGGTTTTATAGGACATTATTTTGAACTTTCTTATTCTCAAGGTTTTTCTGAAAAATATTCGCCTTTGGCTATTTTATTTAAAATAAATGGAGATTTTTTTAAAACTCATTTTCTTTATCAATACGATAAAAATAATCTCTCTCCGCATAATTACGGTTATGATAATACTCGTCATATAATTCAATTATCCGCTATGGGAAAATTGCCTTTACTAGATAAAATGATTTGGATTAATATGTTGGGTGAATATACTTGGAGACAAAATGACGCTCATTATTTAAGATTTGAATTGGGTTTGGAATGGAAAATGCTTAATTTTGCGATTCGTCCTTTATTTTATATAAAAGATAATAATACAAAAGAAATTTATAAAGAAAAAAGAGATTCATTCTGTTTTGAATATTCGTTTTATTTAAAATTTTCGCCCGTTTATTTCGGTTTTCAAGGTTCTACGGACGGCAGATATTATATAGGATTGAAAGCTTTATTTTAAAAAATTTATTATAAAAATTATTTAGGAGAATTATTATAAGAAGTTTAAATCTTAATCAAAATATTTTAGAAGAATATATACTTGACGACTTTAATATAACAGACAATAATATTATAATAAACGAACTTGAAAAAAGATTATTCGGTTATAAAAATATTGATTTGGAAATTGGAAGCGGAAACGGAAAATTTATCGTAGAACTTGCGATTAATAATAAAGACAAATATTTTTTAGGAATAGAATATTCTTTTAAGGCGGCTAAAAAAACGGTAGAGAAAGCTTATAAAAGAAATATAAAAAATCTTACTATAATATTCGGCGAGGCAAATTCTGTTATAGAAAAATATTTTAATAACAAATATAGTTTCGAGAATATTTATTTAAATTTTCCCGACCCTTGGCCCAAAAAAAGACATTCGCATAGAAGAATATTTAATAAAGAATTTTTAAATAAAATTTATTCTATACTTAAAGATAACGGAATATTTTATTCTGCAACAGACGATGACAATTACGCTTTAAAAATAATGAATCCAATATATAAAGAATCCGAAATATTTAAAAACATTTTGGAAAAAGAATACGAGGAAAAAATTGAAAATTACGGAATAACTTTATACGAGGAGAAAATGCGAGCTATGGGACATAATATTTATTTTTTTGCTCATAAGAAAAATAATATATAAAACGGATTATTTTTTATGTTTGCCAATATATTTAAATATACGATTATTACATTGCTGTTAATAATATTTATATTTTTTACTTTATTTGTTTTTATGTTTATGGGAATATTGCCTTTAACTATAGCCATATTTATAGAAAAAATATATACAATTTTGCATTTATTATTTTAATTAATTTTTTATCAAATATTAAATTTTATGATTTGATTTTTTTATTTTAAATGATACAATATATAAAGTAAACATAATATAGGATAATAAATAAAATGAAAGAGTTACCAGATTTAATTAAATTAATCAATTCAATAAAAGGCGAAGTCTGTTATTCTTATATTAATAAAATAGTCGCCGTTGATAAAAGTTATAAAGAGATGGAAAATATTAAAGGACAAAAAATAATCGACATATTGAGGCATGGCGGATATATACAATTTCAATTTTCTCAAGATGCAATGCTTATTGATTTAGGTTCTGAAGGTTCTTTTGTTCTAACGGAAAATGTAAATTATAAAAATAGCATAATAAAATTGGAAACCGATATAGGAAATTTATTTATTGTTGATGATGGAGAAAATAAAAACGATTTTACAAAAATTATTCCTATATGGAAAGATTTTACAACGATGCCTCAAGTCGGATACGACCCGTTAACAAAACAGTTTAATTATAATTTATTCTGTCAATTACTTTCTGAAAATCAAACTACTGTGGAGAAATTAATAACAAATCCTCTTATAATAAGCGGAATTGGAGAAAATTACGGCGCTATGATATTAAAAAAATCTTCGATTAATAAAAAAACCAAAACTTCCGAAATAAATAAAGCTAAAGCGAGAGTAATATTTGACGCTATAAAGCAAG
Protein-coding regions in this window:
- a CDS encoding viral A-type inclusion protein — encoded protein: MEEFSILERKVKDLLNRYESILAEHRALTENISFLNKVKLELETKINSFKEEKTILETDKRNIIDNLNNLKEERDNLFKQLEAARIEKDNFKINAEKTEKDSISLIEENDNLKNKINLLNSENENLKRENTKLKSKLSQLISDIDSAMKYNQEFNQESIQNKNNNQTFNYHKEEIENKNDFENTLDNKESDNNDNVENYKVENEEKEEDFIEDNIFDNKENSDNEISNYSYEKNSNIASVKVSEDEDPFSSASDSSWDNDIKIEDEHKEYKFEEDKENIDEEMDDINNNDENEDDYLFEENEEDNYMFGDDEEEEFFFDNESR
- a CDS encoding DNA-formamidopyrimidine glycosylase family protein encodes the protein MKELPDLIKLINSIKGEVCYSYINKIVAVDKSYKEMENIKGQKIIDILRHGGYIQFQFSQDAMLIDLGSEGSFVLTENVNYKNSIIKLETDIGNLFIVDDGENKNDFTKIIPIWKDFTTMPQVGYDPLTKQFNYNLFCQLLSENQTTVEKLITNPLIISGIGENYGAMILKKSSINKKTKTSEINKAKARVIFDAIKQVLREASGNTEEEESDGLDD
- the trmB gene encoding tRNA (guanosine(46)-N7)-methyltransferase TrmB codes for the protein MRSLNLNQNILEEYILDDFNITDNNIIINELEKRLFGYKNIDLEIGSGNGKFIVELAINNKDKYFLGIEYSFKAAKKTVEKAYKRNIKNLTIIFGEANSVIEKYFNNKYSFENIYLNFPDPWPKKRHSHRRIFNKEFLNKIYSILKDNGIFYSATDDDNYALKIMNPIYKESEIFKNILEKEYEEKIENYGITLYEEKMRAMGHNIYFFAHKKNNI